Proteins co-encoded in one Marmota flaviventris isolate mMarFla1 chromosome 9, mMarFla1.hap1, whole genome shotgun sequence genomic window:
- the LOC139707053 gene encoding mammaglobin-A-like produces MKLLAVLLLAALPLYCSAGSGCQFLEDVIAQAIDPEISIEEFLSFIKEFVRNDSTKTAVEEFKQCFLNQSNETLANVQGLMNIMYNSIYCAPFYVSTRT; encoded by the exons ATGAAGCTGCTCGCAGTCCTCCTGCTGGCTGCCCTCCCCCTTTACTGCTCTGCAG GTTCTGGCTGCCAATTTCTCGAGGACGTTATCGCACAGGCAATTGATCCAGAAATATCCATAGAAGAGTTCCTAAGTTTCATTAAGGAGTTTGTGCGTAATGATTCCACTAAGACAGCCGTGGAGGAATTTAAACAATGTTTCCTGAACCAGTCCAACGAAACTCTGGCCAATGTTCAAGGGTTGATG AACATCATGTACAACAGCATTTACTGTGCACCTTTCTATGTTTCCACAAGAACTTGA